In the Wyeomyia smithii strain HCP4-BCI-WySm-NY-G18 chromosome 2, ASM2978416v1, whole genome shotgun sequence genome, one interval contains:
- the LOC129723070 gene encoding ras-like GTP-binding protein RhoL produces MLPSDIVNIVVVGDGMVGKTCLLHAYTNPDSSFNIDYTPTIYDKGSIDLRLNGTDYTIQLHDTAGQEDFERIRRQFYKQANCFLLCYSIDSRVSFENVTAKWIPELTANLRLPIVLVATKVDTRRHTNKEVSTREGEQLARKINANAFIECSAKDGSNVEQAIEEAVRACLLGVPTPPEDDSCWSKCWPL; encoded by the exons ATGTTGCCGAGTGACATCGTAAACATCGTCGTGGTCGGAGACGGTATGGTGGGAAAAACTTGCCTCCTGCATGCCTACACGAATCCTGACAGTTCGTTCAATATCGACTACACTCCAACGAT ATATGATAAAGGATCGATAGATCTCAGGCTGAACGGAACCGACTACACCATTCAACTGCATGACACCGCGGGTCAGGAAGATTTTGAAAGAATTCGTCGACAGTTTTACAAACAA GCAAACTGTTTTCTGTTGTGCTACTCCATCGACTCACGAGTGTCCTTCGAGAATGTCACCGCCAAGTGGATACCAGAATTAACCGCAAATCTACGTCTTCCGATTGTCTTAGTCG CCACCAAAGTAGACACCCGAAGGCACACTAACAAAGAGGTGTCTACCCGAGAAGGAGAACAACTAGCCCGGAAAATCAATGCCAACGCCTTTATCGAGTGTTCGGCCAAAGACGGTAGCAACGTAGAACAGGCGATTGAGGAAGCGGTGCGGGCATGCCTTCTTGGCGTTCCAACGCCACCGGAAGATGACAGCTGCTGGAGCAAGTGTTGGCCACTGTAG